The Etheostoma cragini isolate CJK2018 chromosome 10, CSU_Ecrag_1.0, whole genome shotgun sequence nucleotide sequence AGATGAGGAAACTCAGTAAAACGTCAAAAAATACAGTGATTTTGAACCATTGAATGTGCATTATGTCTCAGTGGCGTAGCGTACACAAGCATCTGTATTCACGTTAAAGGTGCCTCGGTAAACTGTATTTGCAGTTATCTAATTGTTACTTGGTCCCCATCCTATCTCTCATATCTCCTGTGTCCCTCAGTGTTGGAGCAGTGTATTTGTAACAGAATACAGGCATATGATATGGTGCTGGAGTGGGTGGCCTACAGCTCCACAAATAATGGACTAAACCTCACATTAGACACCCTGGAGCAATTTGAACACGAGGTAACAGGAACATTGACGTTTATTTTGGTCACATGCTATTTACATTGTGTTATTGATGTGTTGTCTCTCTGTTAGTCAATATACACTGTCCTGACCgtcattttgtatttacagtagGTTGATTTTCTTTCCAGGTGTTAAACAAGAGAAATAAATTCAAACAAGTCCtcagaaaagaagaaactcATAACAGAACCAGAGACATCCACACAATACAGGACTTGTATCTTTCACAGTGAACTCTTAATGCATGACTTCTCTTGTCTGTTGTCTATCGTGAGTGTAGGGTAATGCCATTGTGATACAGTCCTTAACATTATTTGTTCAGAATTAAagttgaggaagaggaggagaatcTGCTGGATGCTTACTCTACTCCTGCTAAGGTAAGCTGCCTCTTTTGACTACAGACAGTGTTTCTATTGAGATATAGACTTTTAAagctaaagtgtgtgtgtgtgtgtgtgtgtgtgtgtgtgtgtgtgtgtgtgttcgtgtagGGCTCTCAGAAGCGAGCACTGACCACTCCTGAAAACCCTCATTCAAAAAGAAGTGCCGCTCTGCTGGCCAGCCCGGGCCTGCTGCTGTCTCCTTCCAGCTTTTCTCCCAGGTACTCTGCAAGtaacaataatttaatttgttccttattttatagaaatattaaactttatttatcaTGTTTCTGAAAATGATACGAATATAGTAATAGTAGTTGGAAACCAAACCTTTAATTCCAAATTACCTTTTAGTTGAAATGGATCTTCATGTGCAATTCGTTGGCCTATTTAACACATTGAAGTGAAGGTATTGCATAATCTTGTGCccatgacagaaaacaaatcattttaaatcctCTGAACCACTTGTTAATGTTGCACTGTGACCTGACTCTTCCCTTCTCTCTTGAAAAGTGCAACACCCTCACAGAAGTACAGCCAGCGAGGAGGCAAAGGAGAGGTGGTGGTTACATTCGGGGCAGTGCAGGGAACCCGCTGGGCCGGCAGGAAGGCTCTGGGCGCTGGAGTCCAACTGGAGCTCCTGGAAGGGCCCGAAGACTCCCTCCGCTGCAGCTACAAGTACATGTTCCAAAGGCTGCGCGATGTCCGAAATGGTAAGAGACAAAACTACATTAAAGGGAAGGGTCCTTTATTTTACAACTCAGAAACACTTGACACTCATTTCAACTGACActtatacaattttttttttttaatgaagcgGTATACACTCTGCCtagataaacagaaacattttttttgattaCGCATTGTTTGAAGTCTTTGCATGTATTTTCCCCAGTGTTGACGGAAAAGATAGAGGAGCTTGGCGACGGCTTTAGGTCTCACTTCAACATCGAAGAGTTCtcccctgtctctctgcctgctcaGGTACAGAGCTGTTACAGCTTTGAAACCCCTCTTAAATCATAAAAGCCTTAAATCTCAGATTTtccaaaagtttggaaaacaTCATAAATAGCTTATAGTTAGAAGTTGATGTTTTACTCTGGCAAAGTTTTATTCCaaaattggaaacatttttgaaccCTGGACTAATTGGCCTACAGTTTTAgttattgaaaaaatgtaaaagcagcTTGGTGCTAAACTTTGGACATTTTAATCAGctgttaaatatatttaaacgTCACAATGTTCTCCATATGTGCTGCTTTAGCTGACTTAAACTAGATACACTGTAATGAATATAATAAAGAtagttttttaattgtatttgtatacTTAAGTTTAGCCtgactgctgtgttttatatCTCTTCACCTGTAGGACAGTATAACAGTGTTGGGTCAGGTTTGCTGCGACAGTAATGGCAAACTGAATGCACACTCTGTTCTGTTGGAGGCGGGGCCAGAGCAAGGTGGTCAGCAAGTACCTGTTGACCTATCGGAGCTGAAAGAGTATTCCCTGTTTCCTGGGCAGGTGAGCAGAAGGAAACAACCTTTCTGGGCATGTCCTCGCACGCAGGAGGTgtggtgtggcgtgctggcgctgtatattaacaagttcttaaaacctcagccctccacaacagcagtgggcctcatatcctgagcaataaagtcgacaactcattccgtgatattatttttgcttttggatggtagaggcatCCCGCGGGGCCTGACGGGTTCTAGGGAACGCTACCGTTGTTGCGGgagggtgcgccggtagttataaaacaattattagactatgaaatatgccaattcttatatgttcatatagccacAAAGCGGTGGTCTCTCCTTTACCTGTGCACCgaggtgtgtgtgcagcaggttACACAGCCACCAAGAGTAACAGAGTATGCCAAGGAACTGGGCACGAGACTCACCCAGCGTCTGACCGAGAACTCTGACAAGTAAACAACAATTCCCACATTAGAATAACTAAAATCCTGCCAGCAGTTTATGAaactctgttcttttttctcaGGTGGTCATGATGGAGGGAATGAACACAACAGGAAGAAAACTGATGGCTTCCAAACTCTATGAGGTCAGCAACAGGTTACAATGTTTTTTCAGAAGTGCTGACACATAAAGAAAGTCTCAGATAATGCCTTTACAAAGCAACATTTACttggtttatttctttaaaatctcAGCTTTTAGAACTGGGGCCTGTTTATGTATCCTCGTCCTCTTTTAGGGAGTCCCTCTTCCTTTCTACACTTCTGAGGTGAAAACAGAGATGGATGAAGGTAAGCCATGGTGGTTGATTAAAAAGCTTTTGGGgggaattttaggccttaatttATAtgggacagttgaagacatgaaaggggagagagggggaatgacatgcagcaaagggccgcaagtcGGACTCAAACCTGCAGCCACTGCGttaaggagtaaacctctatacatgggcgcGCACTCTACCAGGTAAGCTGCCCAGGCGCCCAAGGTTGATAACATTTTTAACGTTATTTCATGCAAAAATAGTGTGATTAAATGTTATNNNNNNNNNNNNNNNNNNNNNNNNNNNNNNNNNNNNNNNNNNNNNNNNNNNNNNNNNNNNNNNNNNNNNNNNNNNNNNNNNNNNNNNNNNNNNNNNNNNNACCATAAAATTCTCCTTCAGATACTCACCTCTATTGGACTATCAGAACCAGCAGTGGGATGGTTTAACAGTTATCTATTAGGGAGAACACAATGTGTGCAAGTAGATGGCGTCACTTCTGCCttcttaaatatttcaaaaggtTTTTATGATGATACTGTTGTCTGAATATGAGTGAaagtatgtttatgtatttacatgtaattgTCTGTCTATTTGAAACGTGCTGCTGtcacttgccaggacactcttgtaaaagagatttttaatctcaaggagtttttttatcctggttaaataaaggtttgaatgaattaatgaaaatTTCTTATATAAAGACATCTTACACTTTCAAGGGTGTTTTACCAGTAAACCCACTTCAAAAGACGGCCATTGACCTCTCTCCAAAACAACTACAATATCTGGAGTGACTGCAGTCGTTTTTTGTCAAAGTTAGTTTTAGTGCTTTGTCCCTTTTGTAAATACATTGCATACTAACCGGTCATGTTGTGCGGTTGCAGAGCCCATGACCGTACTGGTGGCATGCGGACCGTACACTCCCTCCGACagcctgacctttgaccctctGCTGGACCTAATCAGTGTCATTGTGAGGGATCGTCCTGATGTCTGCCTGCTGGTataattactctttttttctttatcacaaTGAGCATTTCTTCTACATGCAGATGgactatacatacatacatactgtatgttgcaaGATGAACAAAATgcttatatcttttttttctgtcacagtTTAGTAGCTTACAGTAACTCAGTTGTGATTTggcttctttctcttctccagcTCGGGCCGTTTGTGGATTCCAGGCATGAACAAATTGAGGTACATCTAACAGTAGTAATTTTGTGTCTTTATACCAGAATACCCACTGCTCCTCGATCCAACGTTTTGCCTTTTAGAACAATCTGATTTGAACACTCAAAGTCAATACATTGCAATGTGAATTCCGTTTGGTCAACATATTAGTTACTTTTGTTCAAATCGATTTGATTGATCATGAATTGATGTGTCCatctctatttctgtctgtttctcaaaCAGAAAGCTCAGGTGACCGAGACATTTGACGCTATCTTCTCAAGATGTATGGAAAGCATTGTGGATGGCACCAAAAGGTGTGTCTCATATCTCCCTTACTTTGATACTATGATTCCATTATTTAAGCTTCTGCGGACcttaaagaccttttttttcttcttttatccAGTGTTGGCTGTCGCCTTGTGTTTGTGCCCTCCCAGAGGGACATCCACCATCATTTCATCTACCCGCAGCCTCCCTTCACCCTGCCCAACCTCAGCAAGGACCAGGCCCAGGTCAGAGACACAAAGACCTGAGTGTGGGATTGTACACTTAAACTAAACAAGTGTTTCTTGCTTGCTGATGAGCACATGCGACAAGATTGTGAGCAATCAATGGAAAGCCTCATTGTAACAGCATAGCATTAAACTGTAGGTTTAATGAGTTGCTGCtcttaaaagtcccatggcatgaacattttacttttataaggtttattttaacattaacatgcctatggtcccccagtggctagaaatggtgataagtgtaaacctgggtatcctgctctgccttctgtgaaaatgaaagctcagatgggcctaTCTGGATTCTTGCCCCTTGTGAGGTTTGCCCTCAcagataatttggcccacccatgagaaagagacatcatggctttcaaatgagcaaagtggcagttggtgaagcccccccccccccctttctcctcataagttacagactcagaaatggcacatacagagctcattgtgggactgactctagtggctgtaattctgcacaaaggctgaattttgggaaagagacttcagatacagtattaggggaccactaaggtctgcatccaaagagcaccatgtcatgggacctttaaagtagGTCAGCTAGCAACAACTCTTTTTAAGACTTATTTTCAACAAGATTAGAATGATTACTTTAATGCATATGTCAGTCTTATACAGTGTTTTTCTTCCTACTCTGCAGCGTGTCACCCTGGTACCTGATCCCTGTACCCTGCTGATCGACGGTGTGACCTTTGGTTTGACGTCCACTGACATCCTGTTCCACATGGGCGCAGAGGAGATCAGCTGGTGGGGaagatttaaattaattttcacATACCTACATcaagggctgggcgatatggagaaaatctaatatcaaaatatttttgaccaaatgttGATACCGCAAAGATATTGTTGTGTGgattattggtgcttttacaaaatatttacacaatgagatttttgataaataatcatcagtaatgtggatataatgactaagctggtaaatgcaaataaaagaaaatttttCTTATCTTACCAGCAGTCTtgtaaaatcagaaaatgacatcactttcctgtaatgcagtctttaaaaccaggaaaagacaacactaatgccatattacaatatccctAATccaagacaatatctagtcttgatatcacaatattgatacaatatcgatacattgcccagctctacctaTATCCAACAATGGAGCTTGGTTGGAAAGGAATTTGAGAGGAAAATGTCTTAAAGAACTTTGTGTGATTCTTACGTTTTGTTCCATTATTCACATGAACAAAACTCTCTGCCACACTCTGGATTTCTCCTCAAACACTAGAAGCAGTATTTAATAATAttgaatatatatttcaatGAATGGCATCATTGTATGGTGTTATGTTAAAAATTGTAATGTCTTGTGTTGCAGCGGCACTGGATCAGACAGATTTTCTCGCATACTGAAACACATGCTGACCCAGCGGAGGTATGAGTCCTAAAAGACTTCACTTGTTCTTTCTAGTTTTAAAGATGCTACAACATTAATACACGCCCATGCTTGTGTTTTTCCCCTCCAGTTACTACCCACTGTACCCGCCTGTAGAGGAGGTGAACATGGATTATGAGAAGTTCCAGAGTTTTGGGCAGATGCCGCTGACCCCCGACGTCCTCATTATTCCCTCTGAGCTGCGTTACTTTGTAAAGGTACAGAACTCGTGTTTCACATCCTCTACACATACATCTAGTCTAGGTATTGGTTAAGGGCTAATCAGTCCATTTAATCCATTGACAATATGAAAAGTACAGCTATGAGTTCAGTTTcataatacaaaaacagacCACACCATTTTaagttaatataataatataatatgtcaaagaaacaatttaaacatcatgttgacttctggaaagaATGCATTTATCTATTAACAATTCtcgaaaagaaaaatgatttaaaaatgtcactAAAGGCAATACATTTAAGATGGGCAGTTTTCTGTTGGGATTAGTTTATATACATTATGTCTTTTAAAACCTCCTCTCGCACTGCGTTCAGGATGTGATCGGCTGTGTATGTGTCAATCCTGGACGGCTGACCAAAGGCCAGGTGGGTGGGACCTACAGCAGGTTGCTCATTCAACGCAGCGCCGCATCAGACAACGGGAGGAGAGTGAGCCCCTGTCTGGCTGCTCAGGTGGTGAAAATCTGAAAGGAAATCCATAATCGGATGCTGCTTTTGAACGCtgtgtgtaaaatatgtaaacaa carries:
- the pola2 gene encoding DNA polymerase alpha subunit B; translated protein: MAQVTGESLKSELDVFGIPCQDDSVLDKMLEQCICNRIQAYDMVLEWVAYSSTNNGLNLTLDTLEQFEHEVLNKRNKFKQVLRKEETHNRTRDIHTIQDLIKVEEEEENLLDAYSTPAKGSQKRALTTPENPHSKRSAALLASPGLLLSPSSFSPSATPSQKYSQRGGKGEVVVTFGAVQGTRWAGRKALGAGVQLELLEGPEDSLRCSYKYMFQRLRDVRNVLTEKIEELGDGFRSHFNIEEFSPVSLPAQDSITVLGQVCCDSNGKLNAHSVLLEAGPEQGGQQVPVDLSELKEYSLFPGQVVMMEGMNTTGRKLMASKLYEGVPLPFYTSEVKTEMDEEPMTVLVACGPYTPSDSLTFDPLLDLISVIVRDRPDVCLLLGPFVDSRHEQIEKAQVTETFDAIFSRCMESIVDGTKSVGCRLVFVPSQRDIHHHFIYPQPPFTLPNLSKDQAQRVTLVPDPCTLLIDGVTFGLTSTDILFHMGAEEISCGTGSDRFSRILKHMLTQRSYYPLYPPVEEVNMDYEKFQSFGQMPLTPDVLIIPSELRYFVKDVIGCVCVNPGRLTKGQVGGTYSRLLIQRSAASDNGRRVSPCLAAQVVKI